The Caldisericota bacterium genome includes a window with the following:
- a CDS encoding YitT family protein, protein MRLYGHILHIQKHIKPTKKSIVAGLLSIAGITIGSAIFAAGFNIFILPNHIAPGGFIGIAVILHYYFPFLQIGTMIIIMNVPLLIIGLKRLGWNFLFGTIAGTLLSSVFIDLFAPYLPQLQTDAILAAIYGGFLMGAGIGIIFRSFGSTGGSDLLGQIIYDFTGLPFGQAMMLIDVVIIILAGVVFRNINVSLYSIIAELVSNKTIDIVQSGLTFSKAVYIITQKPVKIKEVILNEIKRGVTEITAMGGYTGEIKKMLLIVVPHTQVSKIKKVVREADPESFVIVAELSEVIGSGFKSIKERI, encoded by the coding sequence ATGCGTTTATATGGACATATCTTACACATTCAAAAGCATATAAAACCGACTAAAAAGTCAATAGTCGCAGGACTGCTAAGCATAGCAGGTATAACAATAGGTTCGGCAATATTTGCTGCAGGATTTAATATATTTATCTTGCCAAATCATATAGCACCCGGTGGATTTATTGGAATTGCCGTGATTCTCCATTATTATTTCCCATTTCTACAAATTGGAACAATGATAATTATTATGAATGTTCCTCTCTTAATCATTGGATTAAAGAGACTCGGATGGAATTTTTTATTCGGAACTATTGCAGGTACACTGCTTTCATCTGTGTTTATTGATCTATTTGCACCATATCTTCCACAACTTCAGACAGATGCAATTCTTGCCGCAATATACGGAGGATTCCTTATGGGTGCGGGAATCGGTATTATCTTCAGATCGTTTGGTTCAACAGGAGGAAGTGACTTACTTGGGCAAATTATATACGATTTTACAGGATTGCCTTTTGGACAAGCAATGATGCTCATTGATGTGGTTATTATTATCCTTGCCGGTGTTGTGTTTCGTAACATCAATGTTTCACTTTACTCAATTATTGCTGAACTTGTAAGCAATAAGACAATTGACATCGTGCAAAGTGGCCTGACATTTTCAAAAGCAGTATATATTATTACGCAGAAACCTGTTAAAATTAAAGAAGTAATTTTAAATGAAATAAAAAGAGGGGTAACAGAAATAACAGCAATGGGTGGATACACGGGAGAGATTAAAAAAATGCTCCTTATTGTAGTGCCACATACTCAGGTATCCAAGATTAAAAAAGTTGTGAGAGAGGCAGATCCTGAAAGTTTTGTAATTGTAGCAGAACTCTCTGAAGTGATAGGCAGCGGATTTAAATCGATAAAGGAGCGAATATGA